In Candidatus Dadabacteria bacterium, the genomic stretch TCTATGGTCATCACCCGCCTCACTCCCGCGTTGACGACCGTGTCGGCTATCAGTTTGGCGGAGATGGGCCCGCGCGGTTTCACCTTTCTGTCCTGCCGGGAGTATCCGTAGTAGGGCATCACGGCGGTTATGGAGGCGGCGGAGGCGCGTTTGAGGGCGTCCGTTATTATCAGCAGTTCCATAAGGTTCTCGTTGACGGGCGGGCATGTGGACTGCACCACAAACACGTCCGCCCCGCGCACGCTTTCCACAATCTCGGCGTAGATTTCGCCGTCGCTGAACCGGTGAATGTTGATTTCCCCCGGTTTCACGCCAATCTTTTCGCAGATTGACTCAAAAAGCGGGGTGTTGGAGTTGCCGCTGAAAACCTTTATCTCTTCGTTAGAACCGGACATTGCAATCCCGTAAAGCCCGCTTTGTGGGCGGGGGCTTTAAGTATAGGGGGAAGGGGGGATTATGCAAGAGGGACGCTACAGATTATAATATGGGAAACGGAGGAGTTGAGATGAGTGATAAACTTGCTGAGATTGTTGATGAAATAAACAAGAAGATAGACAAATATGAGATAGGGGGTTTCCACGCTTGGCGCAAAAGACAGAACCCAAAACTTGTGGGCGGTAAATTTCTTATGCCGAGTAATGGTAAGACTTGGACGGCGCACCGGGGTGGGAGGTTGGAATTACAATATAATGTTGGAATACGGAAAGACGAAAATGAGTTCCGCTATGGAGTGGCGTTTTCTTTCAGAAAGTCTAAAACTTATCAGTTTCAGGACCTTAGAAAGCATTTAGAGCCTAAAGTTCAAAAATTTAATCAGTATGTCAGTTCTCACCCTGACCTTCTTGAAGAAATGGTTTGTTTTCGATATGATGAGGCGAAAGGAAAACGTTTTTTACTGAAAGACTCTATTCCGAATAATCTGGTCAAAGAAGGAGTTTTCATCTTTTTCGGAAAAACTTGCAAAGTTAATGAGAGAAATTATGACGAAATTTTGAGAACTTTTGACCGCCTTTTTCCGCTTTACAAAGTCTGTGGAGCCAAAATGCCACTTGTTGAGGGCGAGGATAATAAGAGGGAAGGTGTTTCTTCTAACCCCGGATTTAACCCGACATCTCGGTCAACAGAAAGAACAATTCAAGAAAGGACAATTCAGACTGAAGAAAGGCATGACAAGATTAAAGACCTCCTGTATAAAAAGAAAGTAAGAGAACACGGTAAGCAAAATGTGGATACGGAGTGGCGTACGGATAATGGTCAAAGTGTTGATTTAGTGGTTCTACAAGGTTCCAAACGCTGGTTTTATGAGATAAAAGTGCAAGATAATGACCGCCTATGTATCCGCGAAGCCATGGGGCAACTGCTTGAATATTCATACTGGCCGGGTTGTGAAGTGGCGGAGCGTCTCATAGTCGTGGGAGAACCAAAACTTACAAAAAAGGGCGAGGCATACTTGAAAACACTACGGGAGAAATTCAACATTCCCGTATTCTACGAACAAATCACTTTATAGGTCGTATATGTCATTTTCAGTTGCTGGACACCTTGCCTATGCTTCGTTACAAATAAGACCTTGCTTTCGGAAGCAGGTCAAACTTTTCCTTAAACTCTTTCTCGCTCATCTTTTCCGCCCATAAAAGATTTATACTCATTTCATTTGTCGCTTCATCAACTTTCACCGCTTCCAGATCAAGCAGTTTTTTGAAATCCCTTTGTATGGCATTGTCAAGTTTCTTCAGTCCCGAATACAAAGACCTGCTCACCGCCTCTTTTGCAAAATCTTCCGCCGGAAGAGAGCCCTTTTCAAGCAGTATGTTCAAAAGACGCATCTGCCTCTCCGCAATCACCCGTTTCCTCGGACTCTCAAGCTTGCCGAACAACTCATGCATCCGCTCGCGGAAAAGCGACTTGCGGAGATGAAGGGCTATCTCCCCGGCGGCCCTTTTGCAGAGGGTCTTTATTCCCCTCAACCCGAATTTCACAAAGTCCGTCAGGTCTCCGTGTTTTCCGGCGGTTTCGCTTAAAACCTTCAAATACTCGGCATTGTTTTCATAGTAAAAATTGGAAACCGGTATGAAAATCTCTTCCTGCAACCCCGCCTTGCGGAGCATAAACGCCTCCGCCGCCCTTGCGGTTCTGCCGTTTCCGTCAAGAAAAGGGTGAATTGCCGCAAGATGGTAATGAACGGCAAGGGACTGAATCAGCGGGTCATGGCTTCCGAATTCCCTTGACGCCGCCCTTACAAGTTCCTCAAGCGCCTCCCCGCACTCATTTCCGCCCTCCGCGCCCCGATGCTGCGGCAAGCCGAAAATCACATTCTGCCCGCTTCTCCGCAACGCGCCCGGCTCGCAATGGTCATCATCGCAACCCCTGACAATCCGCCTGTGAATCTCTTTTATCAAATCGCCGCCAAACGGATAGCCGGACGGCAACGCGGTAAGCCACCTGTAGGTTTGCTCCGCCGCTCTTGCCTGCCGCTGGGAATGGGTCAGCCCGTATTCGGCGGAGGTTTCCCTGAGCGCCTCGTCAAGTTCGTCTTCGGTGAACTCCGCGCCCTCTATGCGCGATGTTCCCGCCGCTTCGCGCCTTAACTGCTCCGCTTTCCACCGCTCCGTGTAGTCGCGTGTGCGGGGCAGAAGTTTCAAGGTTTCAACCGCCGCCTTCGCCTCGGCAAGAGGGGTCGCAACCTCCTTGAAGTCGTAACTGATCCAATCTGCGGGTTTTCCGTATTTTATGACGCTCATTGTGAGGTCATAAGGTAGTTCATTGTCAGTTCATTGTCAACTCATTGGAAAAAATATCTTTATGTATCAAATAGTTATAGCGCATATACACAGTTTCATTGTCAGTTCATTGTCAACTCATTATAACTTCATTGTCATTTCCGAAACTTCCCGAAATCCACCTCGCGCTTCTCCACAAACGCGTCCACACCCTCTTTTGACTCCTCGGTCAGGTGAAACAACTCAAGGGAGCTCAGCCCCATGCGGGATATGCCGAATATGCTGTCGGTGTCCGCATTGAAGGAGTATTTTGCCATCTTCAGGGCGGTGGGGCTTTTCTCAAGAATTTCATCACACCAGCGGTCAACCTCGGCGTTCAGGTCTTTTTCCGGCACGACCGCGTTCACAAGACCCATCTCAAGCGCCTCGCGGGCGGAATACTTTCTGCACAGATACCACATCTCCCTTGCCTTCTTCTCACCCACTATCCTTGCCAGATAGGCGGTCCCGAAACCCGCATCCACGCTTCCGACCCTCGGCCCCACCTGCCCGAAAACGGCGGTCTCCGCCGCAATTGTCAAATCACACACCACCTGAAGCACGTTGCCGCCGCCTATGGCGTATCCGCTCACGGCGGCAATAACGGGCTTTGGAATGTTGCGTATTATGTAGTGCAGTTTTGCCACATACGCGCCCACGCCAAGAAGTTTTGCGTCCGGCTTGCCCTTTTTCGCCTTCTGGTCGCCGCCCGTGGAAAACGCCCTGCCTCCCGCGCCGGAAATGACCACAACACCCACCTTTTTG encodes the following:
- a CDS encoding Fic family protein: MSVIKYGKPADWISYDFKEVATPLAEAKAAVETLKLLPRTRDYTERWKAEQLRREAAGTSRIEGAEFTEDELDEALRETSAEYGLTHSQRQARAAEQTYRWLTALPSGYPFGGDLIKEIHRRIVRGCDDDHCEPGALRRSGQNVIFGLPQHRGAEGGNECGEALEELVRAASREFGSHDPLIQSLAVHYHLAAIHPFLDGNGRTARAAEAFMLRKAGLQEEIFIPVSNFYYENNAEYLKVLSETAGKHGDLTDFVKFGLRGIKTLCKRAAGEIALHLRKSLFRERMHELFGKLESPRKRVIAERQMRLLNILLEKGSLPAEDFAKEAVSRSLYSGLKKLDNAIQRDFKKLLDLEAVKVDEATNEMSINLLWAEKMSEKEFKEKFDLLPKARSYL
- a CDS encoding enoyl-CoA hydratase-related protein, which codes for MAADFKDIKYSKTRGRALITINRPRVLNAFRAVTLREMIEALTDAWKDKKVGVVVISGAGGRAFSTGGDQKAKKGKPDAKLLGVGAYVAKLHYIIRNIPKPVIAAVSGYAIGGGNVLQVVCDLTIAAETAVFGQVGPRVGSVDAGFGTAYLARIVGEKKAREMWYLCRKYSAREALEMGLVNAVVPEKDLNAEVDRWCDEILEKSPTALKMAKYSFNADTDSIFGISRMGLSSLELFHLTEESKEGVDAFVEKREVDFGKFRK